A genomic segment from Polyangium mundeleinium encodes:
- a CDS encoding DUF1552 domain-containing protein has product MKRFKLSRRAFLGGAGALLALPALEMFSPKNAKAEPNDLKRILAFYVPNGIHMPAWTPTTEGEQYTLPTILEPLAPVRDKLLVLSGLANTPARPDGPGDHAAGTAGFLTCRHVIKTEGANIKNGISMDQVAAAHLGQFTRIPSLQLGIDGGSSAGDCDSGYSCAYARNISWASETQPLPKAVNPQVVWDILFGGFDPKATAEEQERQKIYRTSVLDYVLEEANALNGKLGTTDRRKLDEYMTGVSELEKKIQKTGSGPQCTPMNRPPGDLPYPEHVLMMLDLIALAVQCDATRVVSFMLGNAGSGRSYPFLLVNEGHHEISHHQNLDTNYEKLTTIDRWEVEQFAYLLGKLQAIDEGNGVSALDTSAVFFSSEIEDGNAHRHTNLPVLVGGSLGGTFKPGRHVVVPDETPLANLFISMLQGAGVPTTTFGDNGTGPLANL; this is encoded by the coding sequence GTGAAACGTTTCAAGCTGTCGCGACGCGCGTTCCTCGGCGGAGCGGGCGCGCTCCTCGCCCTTCCGGCGCTCGAGATGTTCTCCCCGAAGAACGCGAAGGCCGAGCCGAACGACCTCAAGCGCATCCTCGCGTTTTACGTGCCGAACGGCATCCACATGCCGGCCTGGACGCCGACGACCGAGGGGGAGCAATATACACTGCCCACGATCCTCGAACCGCTCGCCCCGGTCCGGGACAAACTGCTCGTCCTCTCGGGCCTGGCGAACACGCCCGCGCGGCCCGACGGGCCCGGCGACCACGCCGCGGGCACGGCGGGCTTTTTGACGTGCCGCCACGTCATCAAAACCGAGGGCGCGAACATCAAGAACGGCATCTCCATGGACCAGGTCGCCGCGGCGCACCTCGGCCAGTTCACGCGGATCCCCTCGCTCCAGCTCGGCATCGACGGCGGATCGAGCGCGGGCGATTGCGACTCGGGGTATAGCTGCGCCTACGCGCGGAACATCTCCTGGGCCTCGGAGACGCAGCCCTTGCCGAAGGCGGTGAACCCGCAGGTCGTATGGGACATCCTCTTTGGCGGCTTCGACCCCAAGGCCACGGCCGAGGAGCAGGAGCGGCAGAAGATCTACCGCACGAGCGTCCTCGATTACGTGCTCGAAGAGGCGAACGCGCTGAACGGCAAGCTCGGCACCACGGATCGGCGCAAGCTCGACGAGTACATGACGGGTGTCAGCGAGCTCGAAAAGAAGATCCAGAAGACGGGCAGCGGCCCGCAATGCACGCCGATGAACCGCCCGCCCGGCGACCTGCCCTACCCCGAGCACGTCCTGATGATGCTCGACCTCATCGCGCTCGCGGTGCAATGCGACGCGACGCGGGTCGTGAGCTTCATGCTGGGCAACGCGGGCAGCGGCCGGAGTTATCCGTTCCTCCTCGTGAACGAGGGCCATCACGAGATCTCGCACCACCAGAACCTCGACACGAACTACGAGAAGCTCACGACCATCGACCGGTGGGAGGTCGAGCAATTCGCCTACCTGCTCGGCAAGCTCCAGGCGATCGACGAGGGCAATGGCGTGAGCGCGCTCGATACCTCGGCCGTGTTCTTCTCCAGCGAGATCGAGGACGGCAACGCCCACAGGCATACGAACCTGCCGGTCCTCGTCGGCGGCAGCCTCGGCGGGACGTTCAAGCCTGGAAGGCACGTGGTGGTTCCGGACGAGACGCCGCTCGCGAACCTGTTCATTTCGATGCTACAGGGCGCGGGCGTCCCGACGACGACGTTCGGCGACAACGGCACGGGCCCCCTGGCGAATCTCTGA
- a CDS encoding sensor histidine kinase encodes MDRERNTRWHWGRPLRLSRLLSLAIAALSFLVILSAVSLFLSTAVLHRNTARLDNAMMGAGLARDVELELLHYGRLAEHAAERDGMEPDNQRKAVHRAVQDRLVEAEAHVGSDMEEQVLGELSSRTETYFTARDRMERAGLPLEQALQQTQLDFDDALAKAAELVTINLADAENARKSASFWDDALDTVSIVVISGLLLLVLALVQGARTQIYVPLSALRGAIERFARGDDHTRAPDIGPVEIRELGAVFNEMAASIARKREEQIAVLAAVAHDIRNPLTAIKMSTTVLARSAPSTEPRVLRTLTIVDRQIDRLARMTDDLLQATRIQAGQLELSRKPCDLCRLLHDSVELYASTSPNHRISLVIPEGTLVCEVDEARVEQVLDNLIGNAIKYSPTGGEIRITADRDGEEAIVAVSDQGVGIEPGEIERIFEPFHRAASTRKVAHGVGLGLSVARKIVEAHGGRVDVESRRGEGTTFRIRLPLLRHERARRSA; translated from the coding sequence ATGGATCGCGAGCGCAATACACGGTGGCATTGGGGGCGCCCATTGCGGCTGAGCCGGCTTCTCTCCCTGGCGATCGCCGCACTCTCGTTCCTGGTCATCCTTTCGGCGGTGTCGCTGTTTCTCTCGACCGCGGTCCTGCATCGAAACACGGCTCGGCTCGACAATGCCATGATGGGCGCCGGCCTCGCGCGTGACGTGGAGCTCGAGCTCCTGCATTACGGGCGCCTCGCCGAGCACGCCGCCGAGCGCGACGGCATGGAGCCGGACAACCAGCGAAAGGCGGTCCATCGAGCCGTTCAGGACCGGCTGGTCGAGGCCGAGGCGCACGTCGGGAGCGACATGGAAGAGCAGGTCCTCGGCGAGCTCTCCAGCCGGACGGAGACGTATTTCACGGCGCGGGACCGGATGGAGCGGGCCGGCCTGCCGCTCGAGCAGGCATTGCAGCAGACGCAGCTCGATTTCGACGACGCACTGGCGAAGGCCGCCGAGCTCGTCACGATCAACCTGGCGGACGCGGAGAACGCGCGGAAGAGCGCGTCGTTCTGGGACGACGCGCTCGATACGGTGAGCATCGTCGTCATCAGCGGTCTGCTCCTGCTCGTGCTCGCGCTCGTGCAGGGCGCGCGCACCCAGATCTACGTCCCGCTCTCCGCGCTGCGGGGCGCCATCGAGCGGTTCGCGCGCGGCGACGATCACACACGCGCGCCCGACATCGGGCCCGTCGAGATCCGGGAGCTCGGGGCGGTGTTCAATGAAATGGCCGCGTCGATCGCGCGAAAACGCGAGGAGCAGATCGCCGTGCTGGCGGCCGTCGCGCACGACATCCGCAACCCGCTCACGGCGATCAAGATGTCCACCACCGTCCTCGCGCGAAGCGCGCCTTCCACGGAGCCGCGCGTGCTCCGAACGCTGACCATCGTGGATCGGCAAATCGATCGCCTGGCCCGGATGACGGACGATCTCCTGCAAGCCACGCGCATCCAGGCCGGCCAGCTCGAGTTATCGAGGAAACCCTGTGATCTCTGCCGGCTCCTCCACGACTCCGTCGAGCTTTATGCCTCGACCTCGCCGAATCACCGTATTTCGCTCGTGATCCCCGAGGGAACGTTGGTATGCGAGGTCGACGAGGCGCGGGTCGAGCAGGTCCTCGACAACCTGATCGGCAATGCGATCAAGTATTCCCCCACGGGCGGCGAGATCCGGATCACGGCGGATCGCGACGGCGAGGAGGCGATCGTGGCCGTCTCGGACCAGGGGGTCGGGATCGAGCCGGGGGAGATCGAGCGGATCTTCGAGCCCTTTCATCGCGCGGCCTCGACGCGCAAGGTGGCGCACGGGGTCGGGCTCGGGCTCTCGGTCGCGCGGAAAATCGTCGAGGCCCACGGCGGGCGCGTCGACGTGGAGAGCCGGCGCGGGGAAGGCACGACGTTCCGCATTCGCCTGCCCTTGCTGCGCCACGAACGGGCACGGCGCTCGGCGTGA
- a CDS encoding PAS domain-containing protein translates to MAHETTDSHADEMSALRERIASLEAKVAELEQERHELRMSAAQSHALVAAVSKMSWSTNADGSTGLASPQWCEFTGQSVEELQGIGWADALHPEDRAEAAMAWQNAVATRGVYDVEFRLRRHDGVYHQYWSIGVPHVLEDGSIRKWIGCCVDVTEQRQMERALRMSEERSRSITLRLPVAVFETDVEGRTRFVNDYWSTVTGVPAREALGDGWLRALHSDDVKEVVEKWSEVIRAGEQKQTVDFRFCLPDGSLRWVSARAVPLRDAEGEIEGFIGTLSDISDRRQAEELLRETMEQNEIIEAQRQRLADLSTPLIPITDRILTMPLVGALDPERAEQVLTTLLEGVSRTGAAVAILDITGVAVVDTQVASALLRAAQAARLLGAEVILSGIRAEVAQTLVGLGAEFGNIMTTSSLRVGIDRAMKAVSRRG, encoded by the coding sequence ATGGCCCACGAAACGACTGACAGCCATGCGGACGAGATGAGCGCGCTGCGCGAGCGGATCGCGTCGCTCGAAGCAAAGGTCGCCGAGCTCGAGCAGGAGCGGCACGAGCTTCGCATGAGCGCCGCGCAATCTCACGCGCTGGTCGCGGCCGTGTCGAAGATGTCGTGGTCGACGAACGCGGACGGCTCGACCGGCCTCGCGTCCCCGCAATGGTGTGAGTTCACAGGGCAAAGCGTCGAGGAGCTCCAGGGCATCGGCTGGGCCGATGCCTTGCATCCAGAGGATCGCGCCGAAGCGGCCATGGCCTGGCAAAATGCCGTCGCCACCCGTGGCGTCTACGACGTCGAATTTCGCTTGCGGCGCCACGATGGCGTTTATCACCAATACTGGTCGATCGGCGTCCCGCACGTGCTCGAAGACGGTAGCATTCGAAAGTGGATCGGTTGCTGCGTCGACGTCACCGAGCAACGACAAATGGAGCGCGCCTTGCGCATGAGCGAGGAGCGCTCCCGCTCGATCACGCTGCGCCTGCCCGTCGCGGTCTTCGAGACCGACGTCGAAGGACGCACGAGGTTCGTCAACGACTACTGGTCGACCGTCACCGGCGTCCCCGCCCGTGAGGCCTTGGGAGATGGATGGCTCCGGGCGCTCCATTCCGACGATGTGAAAGAGGTCGTCGAGAAATGGTCCGAGGTCATACGAGCAGGGGAGCAGAAGCAAACCGTCGACTTCCGGTTCTGTTTGCCCGATGGGAGCCTGCGCTGGGTCAGCGCGAGGGCCGTGCCGTTGAGGGACGCGGAAGGCGAGATCGAGGGTTTCATCGGCACGCTGAGCGATATCAGCGACCGCAGGCAAGCCGAGGAGCTCCTGCGCGAGACCATGGAGCAAAACGAGATCATCGAAGCGCAACGCCAGAGGCTCGCGGATCTCTCGACGCCCCTCATCCCCATCACCGATCGGATCCTCACGATGCCGCTCGTCGGCGCGCTCGATCCCGAGCGAGCCGAGCAAGTCCTCACGACGTTGCTCGAAGGCGTCAGCCGCACGGGCGCAGCCGTGGCCATCCTCGATATCACCGGCGTCGCCGTGGTGGATACGCAGGTCGCGAGCGCCTTGCTCCGCGCCGCACAAGCCGCGCGGCTCCTCGGCGCCGAGGTCATTCTCAGCGGCATTCGCGCGGAGGTCGCGCAGACCCTCGTCGGCCTGGGCGCAGAGTTCGGAAACATCATGACGACGAGCAGCCTCAGGGTTGGTATCGATCGCGCGATGAAGGCCGTATCGCGCCGCGGGTGA
- a CDS encoding serine/threonine-protein kinase, whose translation MGALERVIGGRFEILERVGKGSFGEVLRARDHATGGLVAIKRLFDEGASAELRERFHREARYLACTTSPHVVRFVAEGMDRQGKPCIALEWLEGTDLAQVLGRGPLPVEVAVEIARRAALGLHALHEQGIVHRDVKPANFFVVGDVARLAEVGSPPVKLIDLGVARASGERALTERGSRLGTPVYMSPEQARGEEDVTAASDLFSLGIVLYELASGKRPFTGDRTLIVLAKIVLHEPPPIDVARPDVPAELSALVARALAKNPAERFGSALEMARALERVSIEFARRARGSSPPPSWAEVQADPSMPSSGLAPVSPVKVPPRPASELLSGRGEQRVITAVFADLSAAADRTAGRLALELSAGELGGVCHGTLGHQVIVVFGSAASAGDEALRGARLALSVRARVPGVRIAVATSRARVGETGLSADVIERGSGLRPPGAGEAIVLDAPTARLVGALLAVEEIHGGFLLRGEIGADVPAYPRLLGRATPTVGRDPELAMLETMYTSCVAERAARLALVTGPAGVGKSRLRWEISTRVTGRAEAPTILLGRGESLRAGSPYAMMADLVRRAAGIVEGEPPEAQRRKIEARIGPLVSPVDVGRLVDFLGELGQVPAAPGAASAALRAARSDPALMGDATRMAFEDWIAAECARAPVLILLEDLHWGDLPTVKLVTSVVAIARDMPLYVLALARPEVHVLFPSLAKEERTTVMRVDALRPEACERLARAVLGAGADPAVVRLVAERAGGNAFYLEEMIRAAAEGKEGLPDSVLGLVQARLDAFGRASKRVLRAASIFGERFSPAGVRALCGGDAALVSDALDELVEREVLIRCPDPARASRDDLAFRHALVREAAYAMLSPEDLTRGHKLAAEWLGASGETDAALVATHFERGSEPELAMGWWLRAAEQALVGNDFDAAIERAELGARRAEGEVLGSLRLVQAEASRWRGDAERGSSWAREAVALLSRGSCAYFRAIGELVSSAGRRAAWDEVERWLDEALALEASREARSAQIACICPGATLLLQAGRTERAARVSERALALASGVRDLEPYAVGRIGQLRAFRALHEGDLSGRGAATCARWPCSRARGTCGKRAWSGSTWGTSAPSSAISTGPRRCYRRASRRRNECGSGRWRPRAI comes from the coding sequence ATGGGGGCGCTCGAGCGCGTGATCGGCGGACGGTTCGAGATCCTCGAGCGTGTCGGCAAGGGCTCCTTTGGGGAAGTGCTCCGCGCCCGGGACCATGCGACCGGCGGCCTCGTGGCCATCAAGCGGCTCTTCGACGAGGGCGCGAGCGCCGAGCTGCGCGAGCGTTTTCACCGCGAGGCGCGATATCTCGCGTGCACCACGAGCCCCCACGTCGTCCGCTTCGTGGCCGAAGGGATGGACAGGCAGGGCAAACCGTGCATTGCCCTCGAATGGCTGGAAGGCACGGACCTCGCGCAGGTGCTCGGGCGCGGGCCGCTGCCGGTCGAGGTCGCCGTGGAGATCGCCCGGCGCGCGGCGCTCGGCCTCCACGCGCTGCACGAGCAGGGCATCGTGCACCGGGACGTGAAGCCCGCGAATTTCTTCGTCGTGGGCGACGTTGCGCGGCTCGCCGAAGTCGGGTCGCCGCCGGTGAAGCTCATCGACCTCGGTGTCGCGCGCGCCTCGGGCGAACGGGCCCTGACGGAGCGGGGCAGCCGGCTCGGGACGCCTGTCTACATGTCGCCCGAGCAGGCCCGCGGCGAGGAGGACGTGACTGCGGCCTCGGACCTGTTTTCCCTGGGGATCGTGCTGTACGAGCTCGCCTCCGGGAAACGCCCGTTCACCGGGGACCGAACGCTCATCGTGCTGGCGAAGATCGTGCTGCACGAGCCGCCGCCGATCGACGTGGCGCGCCCGGACGTGCCCGCCGAGCTCTCGGCCCTCGTGGCGCGCGCGCTGGCGAAAAACCCCGCCGAGCGGTTCGGCTCGGCGCTCGAAATGGCCCGCGCGCTCGAACGCGTGTCGATTGAGTTCGCCCGGCGCGCGCGCGGGTCGTCGCCGCCGCCGTCGTGGGCCGAGGTGCAGGCCGATCCGTCGATGCCCTCTTCGGGGCTCGCGCCCGTGTCCCCCGTGAAGGTCCCGCCGAGGCCCGCGAGCGAGCTGCTCTCGGGGCGCGGCGAGCAACGCGTGATCACCGCGGTCTTCGCAGATCTCTCGGCCGCCGCGGACAGGACGGCCGGGCGGCTCGCGCTGGAGCTTTCCGCGGGGGAGCTCGGAGGCGTTTGTCATGGTACGCTCGGCCATCAGGTGATCGTCGTGTTCGGCAGCGCCGCGTCGGCCGGGGACGAGGCGCTGCGGGGCGCGCGGCTCGCGCTTTCGGTGCGGGCGCGGGTGCCGGGCGTGCGGATTGCTGTGGCGACGTCGCGCGCGCGCGTGGGCGAGACGGGGCTTTCGGCGGACGTGATCGAGCGCGGATCGGGGCTTCGTCCGCCCGGGGCCGGGGAGGCGATCGTGCTCGATGCGCCGACGGCGCGGCTCGTGGGCGCGCTCCTCGCGGTCGAGGAGATCCACGGAGGGTTCCTCCTGCGCGGCGAGATTGGCGCGGACGTGCCCGCGTATCCGCGGCTGCTCGGTCGAGCGACGCCGACGGTCGGGCGGGATCCGGAGCTCGCGATGCTCGAAACGATGTACACGTCGTGCGTCGCGGAGCGGGCCGCGCGGCTCGCGCTCGTGACGGGGCCCGCGGGCGTGGGCAAATCGCGATTGCGCTGGGAGATCTCGACGCGGGTCACGGGGCGCGCCGAGGCGCCGACGATCCTGCTCGGCCGGGGCGAGTCGCTGCGCGCGGGTTCGCCCTACGCGATGATGGCCGACCTCGTGCGCAGGGCGGCGGGGATCGTCGAGGGAGAGCCGCCGGAGGCGCAACGCCGCAAGATCGAGGCGCGTATTGGGCCGCTCGTGAGCCCGGTCGACGTGGGCCGCCTGGTCGATTTCCTGGGCGAGCTCGGGCAAGTGCCGGCCGCGCCGGGCGCCGCGAGCGCCGCGCTGCGGGCCGCGCGCTCGGATCCGGCGCTGATGGGCGACGCGACGCGGATGGCCTTCGAGGACTGGATCGCGGCTGAATGCGCGCGCGCGCCGGTGTTGATCCTGCTCGAAGATTTGCATTGGGGGGATCTGCCGACCGTCAAGCTCGTGACCTCCGTGGTCGCGATCGCGCGCGACATGCCGCTCTACGTGCTCGCGCTCGCGCGGCCCGAGGTGCACGTGCTTTTCCCGTCGCTCGCGAAGGAGGAGCGCACCACGGTGATGCGGGTCGACGCATTGCGCCCGGAGGCCTGCGAGCGGCTCGCGCGCGCGGTGCTCGGCGCGGGCGCGGATCCGGCCGTGGTGCGGCTCGTGGCCGAGCGCGCGGGCGGCAATGCGTTTTACCTGGAGGAGATGATCCGCGCCGCGGCCGAGGGCAAGGAGGGGCTGCCCGACTCGGTGCTGGGGCTCGTGCAGGCCCGCCTCGACGCGTTCGGGCGGGCGTCGAAGCGGGTCCTTCGAGCTGCAAGTATCTTCGGCGAGCGTTTCTCCCCGGCGGGCGTGCGCGCGCTTTGCGGGGGTGACGCGGCGCTCGTCTCGGACGCGCTCGACGAACTCGTGGAGCGTGAAGTGCTGATCCGCTGCCCGGATCCGGCGCGGGCGTCGCGCGACGACCTCGCGTTCCGGCACGCGCTCGTGCGCGAGGCGGCGTATGCGATGCTGTCGCCGGAGGATCTCACGCGCGGGCACAAGCTCGCGGCCGAGTGGCTGGGCGCGTCGGGCGAGACGGACGCGGCGCTCGTGGCGACACACTTCGAGCGAGGCAGCGAGCCGGAGCTCGCGATGGGCTGGTGGCTGCGGGCAGCGGAGCAGGCGCTCGTGGGCAATGATTTCGACGCGGCGATCGAGCGGGCAGAGCTCGGGGCGAGGCGCGCGGAGGGCGAGGTGCTCGGCAGCCTGCGGCTCGTGCAGGCCGAGGCGAGCCGGTGGCGCGGGGACGCGGAGCGGGGCTCGTCGTGGGCGAGGGAGGCGGTCGCGCTTTTGTCGCGCGGCTCGTGCGCGTATTTCCGCGCCATCGGGGAGCTCGTGTCGTCGGCGGGGCGGCGCGCGGCGTGGGACGAGGTGGAGCGCTGGCTCGACGAGGCGCTCGCGCTCGAAGCGTCCCGCGAGGCGCGGAGCGCGCAGATCGCGTGCATTTGTCCCGGCGCTACATTGCTCTTGCAGGCGGGCCGCACCGAGCGGGCGGCGCGGGTCTCGGAGCGGGCACTGGCGCTCGCGAGCGGGGTCCGGGACCTCGAACCTTATGCCGTGGGGCGCATCGGGCAGCTCCGGGCATTTCGCGCGTTGCACGAGGGGGACCTTTCGGGGCGCGGCGCGGCTACGTGCGCTCGATGGCCCTGTTCGAGAGCGCGGGGCACGTGCGGCAAGCGTGCGTGGAGCGGATCAACCTGGGGCACGTCTGCGCCGAGCTCGGCGATCTCGACCGGGCCGAGGAGGTGTTATCGACGTGCCTCTCGTCGGCGCAACGAATGCGGCTCGGGACGGTGGAGGCCGCGTGCCATTTGA
- the nudC gene encoding NAD(+) diphosphatase: protein MIKIPRFRADPAIRGAPALGLWFAYRGDDLLVRLVEGATPAPPFPHDVPLLENLGELGLAPVRVQPLGWRDAVPCRSAELPPDAPVPPGFAYVSLRRLHGRIDPDVEAAAGTAYQVQYWDRTHQFCGICGAPLDLEIGRRSKRCTRCAHQHFPHVTPAIIVLVEDGPRILMTRQPRFPPGMYGLVAGFVEPGETFEACAQRETREETGIEIDDIRYFGSQPWPFPHQIMVGFFARRAGGELVVDHDELEEAAWFDRNALPKLPPPLSIARKLIDEWLAQRQ, encoded by the coding sequence ATGATCAAAATACCTCGTTTCCGCGCCGATCCCGCGATCCGTGGCGCCCCGGCGCTCGGCCTTTGGTTCGCGTATCGCGGCGACGATCTCCTCGTTCGCCTCGTGGAGGGCGCCACGCCCGCGCCGCCGTTCCCGCACGACGTCCCCCTCCTCGAAAACCTCGGCGAGCTCGGCCTCGCGCCTGTCCGCGTCCAGCCGCTCGGCTGGCGCGACGCCGTGCCTTGTCGCTCGGCCGAGCTCCCCCCCGACGCGCCCGTCCCGCCTGGTTTCGCTTACGTATCGCTGCGCCGCCTGCACGGCCGCATCGATCCGGACGTCGAGGCGGCCGCGGGCACGGCGTATCAGGTGCAGTACTGGGACCGGACGCACCAGTTCTGCGGAATATGCGGCGCGCCGCTCGACCTCGAAATCGGCCGTCGCTCGAAGCGCTGCACCCGCTGCGCGCACCAGCATTTTCCGCACGTCACGCCGGCGATCATCGTCCTCGTCGAGGACGGCCCGCGCATCCTGATGACCCGGCAGCCTCGTTTTCCCCCCGGCATGTACGGCCTCGTCGCGGGGTTCGTCGAGCCGGGCGAGACGTTCGAGGCCTGCGCCCAGCGCGAGACGCGCGAGGAGACGGGCATCGAAATCGACGATATCCGTTACTTCGGCAGCCAGCCCTGGCCTTTCCCGCACCAGATCATGGTCGGCTTTTTCGCGCGCCGCGCGGGCGGCGAGCTCGTCGTCGATCACGACGAGCTCGAAGAAGCCGCGTGGTTCGACCGGAATGCCCTCCCCAAGCTCCCGCCTCCGCTGAGCATCGCGCGCAAGCTCATCGACGAATGGCTCGCGCAACGGCAGTGA
- a CDS encoding DUF1592 domain-containing protein: protein MHRLNRAEYNNTVRDLLGTTRTPADDFPADDRGYGFDNISDVLSISPLQAELYARAAEELAREAMNLPSSSTTLRVEAETLTGQVGQAGADDWNLWSSGELPVTHEFPSTGKYRIAARVWGNQAGPDPVKMNLLVGGTIAGSFDVSETSANPVVVEAEADANAGTQVVSVEFTNDYYDEAAGADRNLHVDWIEIEGPLGVVGENPIRERIVVCDPTGGATCVREILQKFAERAFRRPVKEAELDRLAGVVALAEQQGQTVDVGLEIALRAILTSPHFLFRPELDPNPNAAAPAHPLNDFELASRLSYFLWSSMPDEALFTAAREGKLQDPAEIEAQVERMLADPKAQALVDNFAGQWLFTRALDDHQPDYYAFPTWDATLRESMRQETRLFFQEFLKNDLPIPGMLTADFTYIDERLATHYGMPSPGPDGFVKVTIEDPNRKGLLAQGSILTVTSYPTRTSPVKRGKWVMTQMLCTEPDAPPPGVEGLVTEEVPTGSIRQRLEIHRANPICAGCHEEMDNLGFGFENFNGIGSFRTEDLGFPVDSSGVLPGGKTFSGLTELSGILAEDPRFLHCVSEKMLTYALGRGHEPADADDLEHMTKGLNDRGKRFVDLIKLVATSEPFRLRRGETPGGAK, encoded by the coding sequence ATGCACCGGCTCAACCGCGCCGAGTACAACAATACGGTCCGCGATCTGCTCGGCACCACGCGAACGCCCGCGGACGATTTCCCCGCCGACGATCGCGGCTACGGCTTCGACAACATTTCCGACGTCCTCTCGATCTCACCGCTCCAGGCCGAGCTTTATGCCCGCGCGGCCGAAGAACTCGCGCGCGAGGCGATGAACCTCCCGTCGTCCTCCACGACGCTCCGCGTAGAAGCGGAGACGCTCACCGGGCAGGTCGGTCAAGCCGGAGCGGACGACTGGAACCTGTGGAGCAGCGGCGAGCTGCCGGTCACGCACGAATTCCCCTCGACCGGAAAGTATCGGATCGCCGCGCGTGTATGGGGCAATCAGGCGGGCCCGGATCCCGTGAAGATGAACCTGCTCGTCGGCGGCACCATTGCCGGCAGCTTCGACGTCAGCGAGACGAGCGCGAATCCCGTGGTCGTCGAGGCCGAGGCCGACGCAAACGCGGGCACGCAGGTCGTCTCCGTCGAATTCACGAACGATTATTACGACGAGGCCGCGGGCGCCGACCGAAACCTCCACGTCGACTGGATCGAGATCGAGGGCCCGCTCGGGGTGGTCGGGGAAAACCCCATCCGCGAGCGGATCGTGGTCTGCGATCCGACGGGCGGCGCCACGTGCGTCCGGGAGATCCTGCAGAAATTCGCCGAACGCGCGTTCCGCCGGCCCGTCAAGGAGGCCGAACTGGATAGGCTCGCGGGCGTGGTCGCGCTCGCCGAGCAGCAGGGACAAACCGTCGACGTGGGCCTCGAAATCGCGCTCCGCGCCATCCTCACGTCCCCCCATTTCTTGTTCCGCCCGGAGCTCGATCCGAACCCGAACGCCGCCGCGCCGGCGCACCCGCTCAATGACTTCGAGCTCGCCTCGCGGCTCTCGTATTTCCTCTGGAGCAGCATGCCCGACGAGGCGCTCTTCACGGCCGCGCGGGAGGGCAAATTGCAGGATCCGGCCGAGATCGAGGCGCAGGTCGAGCGCATGCTCGCCGATCCGAAGGCCCAGGCGCTCGTCGACAACTTCGCCGGGCAATGGCTCTTCACCCGGGCCCTCGACGATCATCAGCCCGATTATTACGCCTTCCCGACCTGGGACGCGACGCTGCGCGAGTCGATGCGGCAGGAGACGCGCCTCTTCTTCCAGGAGTTCCTGAAGAACGATCTCCCGATCCCCGGGATGCTCACGGCCGATTTCACGTACATCGACGAGCGCCTCGCGACGCATTACGGCATGCCGTCCCCCGGGCCGGACGGGTTCGTCAAGGTCACGATCGAGGATCCGAATCGGAAAGGCCTGCTCGCGCAGGGCTCGATCCTCACGGTCACGTCCTACCCGACGCGCACGTCGCCCGTGAAGCGCGGCAAATGGGTGATGACGCAGATGCTCTGCACCGAGCCCGACGCGCCGCCGCCGGGGGTCGAGGGGCTCGTCACCGAGGAAGTGCCCACGGGCTCGATCCGGCAGCGACTCGAAATTCACCGCGCGAACCCGATCTGCGCCGGCTGCCACGAGGAAATGGACAACCTCGGCTTCGGCTTCGAGAACTTCAACGGCATCGGCTCGTTCCGCACCGAGGACCTCGGCTTCCCCGTCGATTCGAGCGGCGTCTTGCCCGGCGGCAAGACGTTTAGCGGCCTCACGGAGCTCAGCGGCATCCTCGCGGAGGATCCGCGCTTCTTGCATTGCGTCTCCGAGAAGATGCTCACGTACGCGCTCGGGCGCGGCCACGAGCCGGCCGACGCGGACGACCTCGAGCACATGACGAAGGGGCTCAATGACCGCGGGAAGAGGTTCGTCGATTTGATCAAGCTCGTCGCGACGAGCGAGCCGTTCCGGTTGCGGCGCGGAGAGACGCCGGGAGGTGCAAAGTGA